The DNA sequence TCTATTTGGGAATATGTCATTCAACATGTTTACAACCAGAGGTGAGTAAACGGATCTGATTACTGTATTCGTTTAATTTAGACCTTTAGTTTCTTTCAGCAGACTCTGTTTCTTCCAAGTTACGTCAACCCCCTCCTTTGTTTCTGCAGAAATGTCAGAATTATGCGTGGGAATCTGCAATGGTATCCTTTTCCTTAGCCGTGCTCCGATGTGAAAGTGCCTCGATTGGCGCATGAATCACCCTGAATTTTAAATTTAGCAGCATGTGGCGGAGATCGGTCCACGCGGATGTTTGCTGAAGCACACAGCTGTGAGGGGTGAAGCTGAgttgattttctttttccttgATGGTGTGACTTCCCAGGTACAAATCACTGCAGGATAATGAGGTGAGACAGCGCCTCGCTGAGGGTGTGACTCCTCGGAGCTTAgcggcattgtgatgtcattacAGGGCATTttccctgtgcgtgtgtgtgcacatgctcATGCTCGCTTATGGTTTGTGTAGAAGTGGCTGCATGTGACATTTTAGTGGCATCTTGCTCCCCCAGGTGCAGCGGGTGGAGGGACTGAGCGAGGTGGCCAAGAAAGAGAGGCTGAAGAAGGATATTGAGGAGCTGAGAGCAGAGCTTAATCAGCTGGATGCCCAGATTAGCATAGATGAGGCTCAGCTTGAGGCTGAGGGTGagagccatccatccatccatccatttttctgTAACTGTTTAAGAAGTCTGTGCAAGTCAGAGAGCACAGCAGccgtctctctgtctctccctcacACGCAGCCACAGAGATGCTCGCTTGCACAGCCCAGCAGTCATGTCCTCCTTACTCCACACAGGCAGTCCTGAGAGACTTTGGTCTAGTGGGATGGCAGCACGTCGCTGTGTCGTGTGCCGTCCTGCCATAAGCAGTGCAGAACAGAAGCACTCCTGTGAAGTTGCGGTTAGCTGCGGTGTTGCCGTTATGCGGCCTCGTGACTCAgtgtcccctccccccgcaGAGAGGTGCATTGGCCGCAGCTGGGACAGTGACAGGGACAGCCGCCAGAGGGATCTTCTGCTGCAGGCGGCCAGGCAGCGCTGTGCTGACGAGCGCCGCTCGGTGGACCAGGACTGCCGCAGACTCAATGGCCACTGCCAGACCCTGAGCCGGCTCTCCAGGTGGGGGTGCTGTTTGTTACCTTCCAGACTTTTTAGCCCCAGCATTTTTTGAGTGATAGTTTGTGTCCTGTTGTAGGAAGGCAGAAGTGGAGTTGGTGTTCGGGGGCGATGACAGTAGCAGTGACAGCCTGAGCTCTTTGGGGCCAGAGCCTCAGGTTCTTGTAAGTACCTGGTTCACCTGCACACAGCGCCATCTAGTGTTTGGATGTCCTTGCATCACTTAGGTTGCCAGGGAGCTAACAAGGTTTCTCACTCATCCTCAGCGTGCGGTGAGGAAGCTGGTTGAGGAGAGGGTGAGCTTcttctgctctctgctggagaGTGAGCTCAAGAGGGTGCCTTCTTCAGCTGTACAGTAAGTGGTGCTTCGTAGCTCAGGCACAGCGTGTCCCGGGACCCTGCTTGTGGACTCGGCCCTGACTGCGTTTCTTGTTCTCTCCTCCCAGCATGTCCCGTGAGCAGAGGGGGGTGGTTTTCCAGCACTGGCTGAGCGCTGTGGAGGTCAGGCGTGTAAATGGGTCGCTATTGATATGCAGTTGTggcttgttttaaaaaaaaaaaaaaaaaaacttgtgtaAATATGTTATGGTTCTAAAATGCACCCAGTCGTCACAGTTAAGGGTCTTATAGAGTAACAGGAGTGCATTCAGAGTGTAACAAATGGATCCTTTTGAGCCCGTTGAATAAGAACAAATGCTTCAGCTCGCCTTGCTGTCTCCCTGCTTTGTGATCAGGACCTGCTGCAGTCTCATCCTCCTAGCCATTTGCTGTCTGCCTTGCAACACCTGGCCTCCCACCAGCAGGTGGCCCTGCAGGAGAAGCAGGCTACTTTAGATGTCGGACAGGAGGTGGCTGCACTCGGGTaaacttaaaaataaacaacGTATGCATCTTGGAAAAAGGGTCTATTGATTCAGTATTTCTGGGATGTAAAAGGACTGTTCAAAACTTCAAGAACAGTTTACAAAGGAGTCTATTAAATTTCTCTGTGTGGTATgtttattcattaaaatgtattcattaacaCGCCAGACCTGTGCTCCCTGTGATAGGCTGCAGGCTCCCCTTGAGTGTTTGACGGAATGATGGGTGCCTGCATTGTTCGATGTGGTCAGACTGTCTGTTTCACACTGAGCCTTGTTAACGTGTGACACAGGTATCACTACAAGAGCTCTAGCCTGCAGGGGATGTCAGGGCAGGATGAAGTATTGCCATCAGTGAGGTCTCTGTTGCAGGTACCGGTGTTCCTGTGACCTCAGTTTTGCATGAATAATTCTCAGCTTTCCTCACTCGTTCAGTTTTTTATGTTTAATCATCTGTAGAAATTTAGTAGGAGAATCCCCAAAATCTGTAGACCAGGCCCTCTTCAGGAATGTGAGGAATGAGTTCCCGGGGTGTTCTTTAAAGAAATGGTTAAAGTATTTGCTCTGTATACTGCGAGCACATCTGTCTGCATTGCTGGCTCTgtgacacctcccccccccccccccccgtctcctgGCAGTCGGGCTGGCAGGATGTGGAGCAAATCTTCGTACAGCAGGCGCTGACCCAGGTCCGGTTTCGGCAGCTGAAGACCCAGCTAGATGCCCGCAAGAAGGAGGCGGCGCTGGACCTGCTGGGCGGTGAAGGCCAGACTGAGGCGCTGGCAGAGTAAGTCTGTCCATGCTTTAAATGggtttttctgtgtgtttcaCTCCCAGTTTAAGTACTACCTGTGGTGCATTTTAATCACACCTTTTGCTAATGTTCCCGGGGGCCCGTTAGTGAGGTAGAGGGTGAGACGTCGACTGAAGGGCCCCCAGTTACTGACTCCAATAAGAAAACGTGACACGTTGCCAAGCGGATGCTTAACTTTGCTGGGCCAGGGCGGCATTTGAGGTGGAGCTGCAGTGCGTGATGAAGGCTGCATTACGGGACAGCGTGCTAAGCCAGTGCgagcagctggaggagcaggtCCGGCGCAGGCAGGACGCCGTCCACGGTCTGCGCAGTCGGTGGCAAAGCATCATGGACTTCAGGCAACTTGTGGTGAGTCTGAGTCTGCGCTTCCTGTTCCGACTACACTTCCTGTTTGACATTTCTTTTTGGCCAGTTTTCTAAACTGAGTAATGCCTGTGGTTGAAGCCAACGCCTACAGCTGCTCTCTTGGTTGTGTTTCGGGAGGAAGTGGAAGAGGGTTGGTTAGCACCGTTAAGGTGAAAGGTCACACTGGTGTTtggttcagtgggttaggagGCTGCGCTCGTGATCAGAACAAATCCCGTGGTCACGGAGTGATTTGTCTGCTTTCCCAGCTGTACATCACTCTACataaagtgtctgctaaatgaatatcataaaaatataaatcagTGATGGACAGTGGGATTAGCCTATTGTGGCCAGGTGCTCTCAGAGCACCAAGCttgtatgtttttgtgcttttaaTCACCGTTCACCTTGCTGTGGCTGTAGGACAACAAGCAGGAGCAAATTAGGGGACTGATCAAGGGGAACTCTGCAGCCAAGACCGCAGTGTCTCGTGTCCACGCTGAGGTGTGTGTCCGCTCGCCGCTAACCGCGCATTCCTACCATAACCccctatttttttttgtaaccaaATACCACCGATTGCCTGTTGCTAAATGGTCATTTGTTTAGTGGCAAACGTATTTCCTCAGACTCTTTCCCCGCCTTCCCTGCCTGCCTTTGACCCACTGCCCCATCTTCAGGTTGGGCACTTTGCGCAGCGTAAAGTGGCTCCCTTGTGCCAAAGCGTGCTGGATGCGGCGGGGAACCTGCGGAACACGGTGTCCCAGGGGGTCCGGCAGATGGCAGGAGTGTCACTGGCAGCTCTCGATGCCAGGACGCTCGACGGGTAAGCAGGTTCCCCGCCCTTTGCACAGCCCTGGCGAGAGGAGCAGGGTGTCGGAGGAATGCTGCGTGCTTGGCTGTCATATCAAATAAATGTTCACCAAGCAATTACCTGTAAATCCGATTTCTAAACTAGCTTTCTGTATGAAATTTGTTCCAGTGTGCAACGTGTCCCAGCTGAGTGGCTCTCAATTCACCGCCTCCATTCCGGAACCTTCCATAGCCTTTGCCAGAACCTGGCTTTCCCGATGTACAAAGTGAGCCCCCTTCTCGCTGAACCCCTCACACGCCCCGCCCTGTTCACCAGTGGCCTCACCCCCATCCACCTGTCCCTCCAGGCTCCGGAGCAGCTCTGTGCCCAGGCTGTTTCCCAGCAGCTGCGGCTGCGATTCCTGCATCGGCTGCTCCAGCTGTACTCGGCCTCACAGACTGACCTGCAAAACCAGAGGGCTCAGCAGCGTGCCCCCGACCTTACGGGTGAGGCCTCTTCCTGTTCACCTTTGACACAGGAAGTAAATCTGTAATGGAGACAGAATCGTCAATCACTCGAATTTTCGTTTTACACGGTGGTTTGAGAAAGGTAGCTTCTCTTATGAATATTGACTTTTCCCAAACCACCCTGTAAAACGAAAGTTCACCCCTCCTACTCCCCAGCTGCGGCTGTTGATTCCCATTGATTCGCCCCCCGATCACACTCTgccctcccacccccagcccTCTTGCTGCAGGTGCGGGAGCTGGATGAAGAGCTGCTCCAGTCTGTCTTGCCTCAGGTCCAACAGTTGAGCCAGAGGACCTCCCAGGCGTTGCTGTTTGCAGCTGAAGTGAAAACTGCCATTGGCCACTGGTGAGCACTGCAGCACCCCTAACCTCAGCCCCAGATCAGCACTGTGGGGGTGTTTCGCCAGTGCTGCTCGGCACCTGTGCACCAGACATTACTGATATCTGTCCTTGTCTTGTCTGTCCTTCCTTTCTCCTCTGTCTGCAGGTGGGAGCAGCCAGCGCAGTTTGCCCTGCCGGAGATGACGACAGGGGGTCTGACTCTGCAGCAGTGGCTCCAGCGATGGAGGCTTGCGGCCAAAGCCCTTGAATAAGTCCCCGTCCATGGCCGGCTAGACGTGGACAGGCCAAAATTTGCTTCAGCTCCTGCAGACATCATAGCAGAATGCTATTGGAGTGTTGAGTTCATAATGCTTCTTGGTGTTAGCTGTGTGCAAAATGTTTATTTCCCATTTCCTCACTTTTGAATAAAATTAATCAAATGAAACCTCTACTGGTCATGTGTTGTATTAGTCCTACCCACTGTGTTAAATTTTTGTTTTCCAGTGACTAGTTTCAGGCAAGGCAAAGCCAACGAGGAgaaattataaattatatagGTTAAACGTGACATGTGGACATAACTGAAATATATTGAAAAAACAGTAGAAATGAAATCAAAAGTGAATCATTTATGATAATGGGGGGACGACAAGCTGACTGATAAGACCGACGATTTCTTACCCGTGTGCGCATGCGTGGTCGAATTGGGAATTACGGCCCATGCGCATGTGCACTGCGCTCCCCCGTTTTACGTACATTTCCGGACGCCCAGTCTGCACGGCTGCCGCCGAATTTAAAGAGACAGGGGTTCATTAgtaatttttaataattttaaaccaTTGTCTAAGACCTACTTCCCACTGACTTTGGGTCTGGGGAAAAAACAGTAACGTGGGAGGAGCTACGTAGTAGCTAACCGAGGAATGGCGTTTTGAACAAAGTGGTCCCGATAGAACTCAAATCGCCGTCGCCTCGGCCCTAGCTGGCTAGCTAACGGCAGCCGTAGCTTTCTTTCAGCTCGCTGGCGAGGGAGAGCTAACTGGCTAATCCGGAGCCGAGCGGGAGGAGCAGGGGGGGGCTGAAGAGACAATGGCGAAAATACAGACGCACGGCACCATGAAGCAGATGAGCCAAGTGCAGGACAAGGCGTACGTGGTGCAGAAACAGGTCCAGCAGCAGCACTTCCAGAAGCTGAAGGTAAGCGGTGGCGGCGAgcggggcggggaggggggaaagCGTTGAAGTCCTGCGGTGTCCAGAGCCATTTTGTGCTTCCATTTCGGCAGTGAGAGGAGCAAAAGAAAAGCGCGTACCAGCTATCAAGCTGAGTACCAAGCCTTTTTGATTGCCTCCCTCCCCAAATATACATAGGCGGTCGCAACGATGTTGCGGTGTAGCTGGTATAATGTTAACACACGGCTGCGTAATGCTACTTTGTGTCTTTATGCAGCTGCCCAGTGAATTACTTCTGTTCAATCTCAAATGTTTCAGTGTGTCATTGATGTCCTGTACCCAGGGCTGTCGCATCGTCCCCGGGCTGATGGATGTAGCTCTAGTTTTGGAGTATGGGAGCGGTCTGGAAAAGAAAGCACCACAccgatgtgtgtgtgcagtgccGCTTCCCCCCCTATGGACTGGCTCTGTGTCCCCTGAAGCTTGATGCTACCTCTGTGCACAGGGCTTTGTTAAAGAGTCTTGGACAACATCCATACACATACACGTACTGCCTATCTTGCCCTTTCGATGTAAGCATGAAATATGTTCGCTCGTTGACGCGCAATTATGGGAAGGGGTCATCACTAGCAGAGGAAAGTGTATTAACTACCTCGTCAGCAAGGATGTAGGCATAACTCATCTTCTGCGAATAGCCACTTCTTGGCTTTTGGGAAAAGGCAGGTTTGTCGTAGCAGAAACTGCGCCTCATTGGCGGCTGTCCTCTCTCCAGTTTTGCACTCGGTTCCGACATCGTCTTTGCTGTGTGGTTGGACAGAAGCGGTCCCGTAATATGACTTGTGTTGCTGCGGTTTGTGTGActcattaattaaataatttttttgttaagTTCCTCTTAACTTAAAACTTCGGGCAAGCTTATCTTGTTACTTTTAACTCTAGGTAGAAGATGCCTTATCTTACCTTGACCAGGTGAAAATACGATTTGGGAATGATCCAGGGATATACAACAAATTTTTGGACATCATGAAGGAATTCAAATCACAAAGGTATGTAATTATTCTGTTCTGTCTGCATTtttcttaaaacaaaaaaagtaaagTGAAACCGATGAAGTATTAGAAATTTTTCACCAATACGCCCGAGATGGCTCGAGTTGCCTGAAATGGTGAGAGATTTTTTCATAAACACATATGTATTAAACGCAGAAACACATCTAAACACGCAGTTCTGTTTGAACTACAATCTTTCTTTTTCTCACCCACAGCATTGATACACCGGGGGTAATAAATCGCGTGTCCCAGCTCTTCCACGGTCACCCTGACCTCGTATTGGGTTTCAATGCCTTTCTACCCCCAGGGTACCGGATAGAGGTCCCCAAAAATGGGGTGGTGTCCCTCCAGTCGCCCCTCTCCGGCCAGGTTGGAAAACTCGATGCACGTTTCCTGTCTGTCTTAATGCGTGTTGTACTGCGGTTGTTTTTAAATCGCCTTCTGTTATTACCGAAGTTGCACCATTCCACCATGCAGTCTGGGTTCTCCTGTAGGGTATCGGTTGTGGGAGTTACTGAGTTGGGTGTGGGACGTGGTAAAATGGCCAGGACTCTGTTTGCAGGAGAGTTTCTTATTTAGCGAGCAACTCTGCTTCCTGCCGAAGATCTGCACCCACTTCTCCAGTCTAAGTAGCCCCAGCGATTGCAGTAGTAATGCGATCGGTGCTCGTGTTGCGGGGGTGTGCTGATGGAAGCTGGATTTGTCCCCCATGCAGGCTTCCCCGGGCCCAGGGAGGGCAGTGGCGGTCGGTGTGGCCGGGGGGGTCTCGGCGTCTTCCCCTGCCGAGGACGGCTGCGCTCACGGAGAAGCCGCCGCCTCTCTTTACGCCAGCCCCTCGGCCTCCAGCCCTCCGGACCCCCCTAGCCGGCTCTCCTTGACCCTGCCCGCCCGGGAGGGCCAGTCCCATCCTCCGtcttcctcctcgtcctccCCGCCAGGCTCTGAGCCCAGCCCGGTGGAGTTTGACAGCGCCATTAGTTACGTGAACAAGATCAAAAACCGTTTCCTGGACCATCCAGAAATCTACAGATCCTTCTTGGAGATACTACACACCTACCAAGTATGTGTCTGCGCCCGGGTTTTTAGATTTGGTTTCACTTTTTTTGAATGCATAACGTCTTTTGCAAGTTGTCTGAAATATATCCGGAAGTTGCACGGTGCGAAAGTGAGTCTGATTTTTCAAGTAAAGGGTCGTTCTGTGTGTTTCCAGAAAGAGCAGCTAGAAGTGAAGGAGGCGCGGGGCCGTGGTGGTATGACAGAGGACGAGGTCTTCTCCAAGGTGGCCAGCCTCTTCAAGGGACAGGAAGACCTGCTGGCAGAGTTCGGACAGTTCTTACCAGATGCCAAGAGATCACTAGTTAGTAGCGGTATATCTGTACATGCTTCATTTTTCTAAGGCAGCTTTTctcaacctggtcctcagggactcagacagtccatgttttcgttccctcccagttccctgccagataGTCCATATTTTTTCTCCATTCCAGCTCCCAGTAGATCTATCTGagagtccccaaggaccggattgggaaacgctaCACTAAAGCTTTAAAGGCTTTGATCAGCATTGTGTGTCCGACAGTATATTCAGAATTGGTGCCGCGGGGCTTTTATTGTTGGCGCCATCCTGGTGACTTGTGGGGGATCTGTCTGTGAGGCTTCAGCTTGACTTATCCTTGTTCTTTCATCCTGCGTGTCCGGTCCTGAGACAGCCTCGCTTCCATCTCCGATATCGTGACTTTCTTCCCTGCAGTTCACTGGCAGCTCACTAACAGGCAAGGACCACTTGAAGAAGATGGAGGATGAGGAGTTATCCAAGCAGAGCAAGAAGAGGTCCAGACCCATGTTGTTGTCCCACATGACTCCGCTACTAAAGGTACCTGTTTTATTACTAAAACAGCTTGCAAAGAAatgttgattttgattggcctgTCGTGACTGGTGACATTCAGTGTAGATCTGAGAGCAGTAGGCTCAATTTAAGCTGGTGTGTGGCTCATTAGGTGAGGAATCTTTGCCTATATCCAGAATATCATAGGTTCGATTCCTGTGGATAGTAATATCAGGATCGGGCCCTTGGCGCCAGCTGGGCAGGAGGTCCTGCACACTGGCTGAGACTCTGCTCTCACCCTAAAAtctgtcatggagagcaagatggtaCGATGTACCTCATATACACGGCAAATATCTTAAATTATCTTTAGTTCATGTGCCTTTTTCAGGTTTAAAGGAAACAACGTGTTCCTGAATTCTATTATAGAGATATTGTTTGTTCAGTTATGATTAATATACTGATGAAGCAAAGGTAGTAGTGAAGCCAGTGAAGGTTTTAATGTGAGCTTGTGAATGTACACGTGGGAAACGGGGTGTAATCAGCCTGACGGCAAGCAGACGGGCCGTGGGGCAACGGCAGGGttttgaatgaatgatttcGGCTCTTCGCTTTGGTTACACTCATCCAAATGGAGCAGTTAACCAGCAGTTAAGCGCGTCGGCGTGAATACGGCCTGCAGAAAACTTGCGTGATTGTCGGAGCGCAGAATTATTCTGGGTTTGGGAGGGGGAACTTTCTGGAAGATGGCTGCTTGAAATGTAGGTGCAGCTATTTTGAGAGTATCGTCTAGGTGAAGGTTGGGTCTTTTTGGCCTCGGCTTgcagtttttcttttctgctcAGTTTACCCATCTGTGCCTTCAGATACACTGCATGTGTACTTGCAGCCTGACCCATACAGGTTAAACTGGAGGCTACTTTCAAATGTGTTATATTTTAAGGATGGCGTCCGTTCAGCTGAACTGCATGTCCTTAACCTGTGGGAGGAGACGCATGTCGTGAACATGTCAGCACTGTGCCTCTCTCTGGGGCCGCTTTCCAGCGCACAGCTGGGAAAGTGTGAGGCAGCAGCTTTACCTGCTGGGATACCCCAGTTTACTGGTTGGGATTAATCTGTTCCCACCTCGCCTGCTCTGCTGTTGTCTGCTGCAGCTTAGTGCTGATTAGGCGGGGAGGTGGTGCATGACCGCTAGCAACCACTGATTCGCGGGACGCTTGGGTGCTGGTGGAAGCTCTTGGATCAGCCCTTTTCCACTGCATCCTGCGGTTTTGTTCCTCATGTCGGGGTACCCCTTCTCAGCTGCGGGGTGACGCTTCAGGTTGAAATTATTCTGCGCTTTAGGAGCCCATGGTACTCATGTTGATGTCCTTTTCTGAAACGGCAAAAAGCCCCCCATAATCAGTATTGGTATATTGCAGGACTGCTGTAGGGTCCTTGTCTTTGGCTTGTGTCCTCACCATCACTGTGTGTTGGACTGTGATCTGTTTTGAGATGGAAAGCAGCATTTTTCTAGTAACCACAGAATAGCCTTTCGCTGTAGTCCAATCTCGCAGCCTGGCTGGAAGCTATGGACTGCGGCCCCTGTTTTGCTGTCGTAGTGATTATGTTTTAGAGACATGCAGTGGATAAGCTGGGGAATTCTTCACCTGTGTTTGGTCCCCCTCTGTTCCTGGGGGGAGTGCGCGGCCTTACCTGCTGTGTGGATTGCTCCGGTTTTCCTTACATTTCGTTTCGTTCCTTATACCGCGAACGAGGTAAACCTTAGCTGGATGAGGGTTCAAATACACAGCGACTTCTTGTCATGGCAgtgcaaatatatatttgctttatgtgcatttgcactgcTATGACAATtacctttcattttgtttcatgtgGTGAATGCATAATTGTGCACCGGTTAGGATGCATCCCAGGATATGTATATTTTCTATAGAAGATGTTTGCTCTCTAAAAGCAACCGGGCTATGTAGTTATACTgagaatgtttgttttttattagaGTAAATTAGTTTTGAGGAATTTAATGAGTGCTGGGTGCCTCTGTAGCCTGTCCATGCTTCTTGCAGGTCATGAGTCCTTGTTTGTATCCATCATCTCTGCTGCTTTCGGCTGTTTGGTGCCCTTTTCCTCCATGTTCAGTAGATGGCAAACTCTCACCTACATCCAGGGTATGACCTGAGCCATCAGAGTTTCAAAACCTCAAATGTTCACACTCTGAATTTCTCCTATAAATTTCAAGTCGTGATCTAGTTTGACAGGCACAGAAATAACGTTTTCTGTTGTTTGTGTTCCATagaaaaagatgaagttgtCTTGTTCTAAGGACCAATCATTTGCTGCTGTTGGAAAGCATGGAGTTCTGCGGGAATTCACGTTCTTTGACAAGGTATGAAACGGCGGAAAATAGATGCTGGAGGAGAACTGGGATGTCGTTGGCTTGGCGCTCTGCTCCTTGCCCACGTACAGCCTCCTTTGTCTGCCCTGCTCAGGTCCGGCGCTTGTTCAAGAGCCAGGAGGTATATGAGAATTTCCTGCGCTGCATTGCACTGTTCAATCAGGAGGTGGTATCAGGGGCAGAGCTTCTACAGCTGGTCACGCCATTTTTGGGGTGAGTGTTTTGACATGAGGGGCATTTCGTGGGTTCCTGAAGACATTTGAGTGTGTCCTGTTCCAACATACACAGCTTGAGTAAAAAAAGGCATAGCAAGTAAAATGAAACCTACTCAAAGACAACTGCCAGGTATAAAAATTACAGTGATTAGCTGGCAGTAGCTGTGCTAAATATCGCAGGATTTCCATTTTCTGCATCGCTGAGCGAACTGACTTCTAAAAAAGGGCTGGTATCTTAGTTGATTGGTTGAAGCAGGTAGTCCAGTGGATGAATGGAAGCAGTCTCTGGGGCCCCAGGTGATCCACATGAGAAGGTCTGGGGGTGTTAATTAGAACTTTTGAGGGTATGTAGGCATGTTCAGATGCACTGATTTCTAACCCATGAACTGACCTGCTCTACCTCTAGGAAGTTCCCGGAGCTCTACACTCAGTTCAAGTCATTCCTGGGAGAGAAGGAGCTGTCTCACTCGCTGTCGGGGCTCTCGGACCGCTACATGGAAAGCGGCGGCAGGGAGATTGACTATGCCTCCTGCAAGCGTCTGGGCTCCAGCTACAGAGCCCTGCCCAAGACTTACCAGCAGCCGAAGTGCAGCGGACGCACGGCCATCTGCAAGGAGGTACTGTGGGGCTCCTGCGAGGGGTCATGCCTGGGTTGGAGGAGGGTGGAGCTTCCCTACAGAGGGTTCGAGGTTGATGGAGGACGCTGGGGCAGCCGGTTGTACTGGTGGTGCTAAGGACAGTGTTTTGAAGCCAGAGAGGATCTGTCAGTAGACTACAGTAGGAGTTCACAAGCCTTTGTCTGCAGACCATTTTGCGTGAGACAGAAATTCTACAGACCAGTAAAACAACCGGGGGGGGCAACAGATCAATCAGCGATTTTCATAAGATTAAcagtttttgtctttttcagATGCAAATGGGACATGTGAACGTTAGGGGTTGTAAATAATTGAAAATATTTCCTTTATTTTGGTAATTAACCAATGCCTGACAAAATCCGCATCATTTCACAGTGGAATACTGACTAGTACGAGTCCATACACCCAGGCTTGGGATCCCCTAGACTACAGCACTGAATGTTATGTCTTCCAGGTCAAATGATGCACACCATGTCGGGTGTCCCCTGGTTTCATGTGCTTTTCCTCGATTTGTCCTTTATGCTGTctgagctggggagggggggtagccTCCCCATCACCATCTTAAGGCTCCTGTCTCTATATGCGAGGGCAGGTGCTGAACGACACGTGGGTGTCCTTCCCGTCGTGGTCAGAGGACTCTACCTTCGTCAGCTCCAAGAAGACGCCGTACGAGGAGCAGCTCCATCGCTGTGAAGA is a window from the Paramormyrops kingsleyae isolate MSU_618 chromosome 21, PKINGS_0.4, whole genome shotgun sequence genome containing:
- the haus5 gene encoding HAUS augmin-like complex subunit 5, which gives rise to MADRSLPREIKRWATEEFNLPSKYLLPDNLKTLCLGRGSSIWEYVIQHVYNQRNVRIMRGNLQWYKSLQDNEVQRVEGLSEVAKKERLKKDIEELRAELNQLDAQISIDEAQLEAEERCIGRSWDSDRDSRQRDLLLQAARQRCADERRSVDQDCRRLNGHCQTLSRLSRKAEVELVFGGDDSSSDSLSSLGPEPQVLRAVRKLVEERVSFFCSLLESELKRVPSSAVHMSREQRGVVFQHWLSAVEDLLQSHPPSHLLSALQHLASHQQVALQEKQATLDVGQEVAALGYHYKSSSLQGMSGQDEVLPSVRSLLQSGWQDVEQIFVQQALTQVRFRQLKTQLDARKKEAALDLLGGEGQTEALAEAAFEVELQCVMKAALRDSVLSQCEQLEEQVRRRQDAVHGLRSRWQSIMDFRQLVDNKQEQIRGLIKGNSAAKTAVSRVHAEVGHFAQRKVAPLCQSVLDAAGNLRNTVSQGVRQMAGVSLAALDARTLDGVQRVPAEWLSIHRLHSGTFHSLCQNLAFPMYKAPEQLCAQAVSQQLRLRFLHRLLQLYSASQTDLQNQRAQQRAPDLTALLLQVRELDEELLQSVLPQVQQLSQRTSQALLFAAEVKTAIGHWWEQPAQFALPEMTTGGLTLQQWLQRWRLAAKALE